The DNA region CCCATCGAACTGGGTCTCTTCCTCCGAGCGCAGCAATCGCCTTAGTTTTTTCTCAATATCGTCTTCTTCATTTTCGTTCGTCATCTGAATACCTTTTTATTTCGGCTTGCTCAACATCAGCAAGTTCAACGTCCCTTTTTGCAAAACTTCATCGTTCTGGTTGCGGACCTCGACCGCCGCGATCAACGCGCCGCCGCCAATGCGCGGCAGGGCTTTGGTTTCGGTGACGGTCAACACGGCATGGATGGTGTCGCCGATGAAGATCGGTTTTACGAATTTCCATTCCTGAATTTCGCGGAACGCGAGCACTGTGCCTTCGAGCAGACCGGTGCGCATGATCAACCCGGTGGCAATGGACAAGCCGAGCAAGCCGTGCGCCACACGCTGACCAAACGGCGTGGTCTTTGCAAATTCAGCGTCAGTGTGGATCTGGTTGTAATCGCCCGTCAGCCCGGCGAAGGTGTTGATGGCGTCCTCGCCCACCGTGCGCGAAAGGGTCTTGACGGTTTGTCCCACTGAGAATTCCTCGAAATAAAGTCCAGCCATTGGTAATCTCCTCGTCTGTTGGTCACATAGCACATGGTCGTTCGGTCTTATTGTCTCCGACCACCAGACGATGCGACCATTTGACCACTGACTATGAGACCAAATTATACCCGTTTGACCAACCGCCACTCTGCCCGTACAATTGGCGCCATGCGAGATTGGTCACTCAGCCTCGGCGACCCGCTCCACCTCAGTCTTGCGGCGGATGCCCGCCTCTGCCAAACGGATTACATCAACGACCACATTTGGGAAGTGGAACTTGGCAGCAACGATCCGGAACGCTCCGCCGTCGGCATCCATACGACATTCGGTTTGCGTGCGCGTTCGATGCGCATTTTTTTGCGCTTCAGCGAGGGCGACACTTCAGTTACAGACCCAAACACCTTTGCGGGCAAACCGTCGCTGCGCCGCTTCTATCCAAACTTCCTAACGCTCGATTTTGTTCCCTTTGAAAACCTGCAAACAAAAGTGGATTTCTGGGTCCCGGAATCCCATGCGGTTGCCGGGCGCATCATGCTCACGAACAAAAGCACCACCACCCGCCAGATCCAACTGGAAGTGTGTGCCGCGCTCGCGCACCTCAACGGGCAATCCATCATCCCCACCCAGCAGCAACTTGTTAATATCCTCGCAGGACAAACCAGTGGGATCGCCCCCGTCGTCTTCATGACCGGTGGTCCCAAACACGGACCCGGTCCCCACGCCTCGCTTCTCCTCGACCTCGAACTTGGTCCCGGCGCCACCCGAACCTTATCCTTCGCCCACGCCGCGCTCGACACGGTTGCCGCGGGTTTCGACCTCGCCCGCAAGACCGCCGCCCGCCCGTGGCAGGCGGAACTTGCCCGCATCGAAATGCTGGATGCCGGGCAGACTCTCGACATCCGCACCGGCGACATCGAATGGGATGCGGCACTTGCCTTTAGCCAGAAGGCGGCGCATGCCCTTTTCCTGAACGGCAACGGCGGACTGCCCAACCCGACCTTTATGCAAACCCGCCATGCGGATAACGGTCACTCGCCCAAAGGTGACGGTTTGGATTATCCCCCCGCGTGGAACGGTCAATTTGCGCTGGATGCGTATTATCTTTCGAGCATCCTTTCCGCCGCCCCGCAGGTGACGAAGAATCTGTTGCTCAACTTCCTTGCCACACAGGACGAAGACGGCGAAATAGACGGCAAGCCCGGTTTGGGTGGTCAGCGCGGAAAGTTCCAGTCCATGCCGATCCTTGCCAGCATGGCGTGGAAGTATTTTCAGATCTCGCAGGATGCTGATTTCCTAAACGATGCGTACCCGAAATTGGTCAAGTTCTTCTGGTCATGGTTCTCCGGTCAACATGACCGTGACCGTGACGGCGTTCCGGAGTGGGATCACATCCTGCAGACAGGCTTTGAAGATAACCCGCTTTTTGATGTCTGGCATCCGTGGTCGCAGGGATTGGACGTTTCGTATGTCCATAGCCCGGCGCTTGAGTCCATGCTGTACCGCGAAGCGCAAATGCTGGCAAAGATCGCGCGCCAAGTAGGGAAGCCGGAAGAAGAGACAACACTTATCACTGCACAGGCGCAGAAGGTACGCACTTCCATCGATGCGGGCTGGAATCCGCGTAACAGTTTTTTTGCCTATCGTGATCGTGAAACAGAAGAGATTTCGGTCGGCAAAGTGATCGCCAAACGCAAAGGCGACGGCTCGATGCGTCCCAAGTTCGAGTCCGAGACGCCGGTCAGGCTGCTGGTGGAGATCCAGACAGACAGTCCAGCCGCGAAGCGCCCCGAGATTGAGATCAGCGAGTATTTCACCAAATCAAAAGGTGAGACGGAGATCATCGCCGGGCATCAATTCCAATGGCGCACGGGCGGACTGGTGGCGACGACACAGAATGTTTTTTCGCGAGTCGGGCGCGTGAGTGTGGTTGGGCTGGAGGAGAAGGATAAGATCAACGTCAAGATCATCGACACGACAGGCGAAGACCTTACATTGGCGCTTCCGTTATGGGCTGGCGCGGTGGAGCAACAACGCGCCTATACAATGATCGGTCGCAACATGATGAGCGCCGAACGCTTCGACCGACCCTTTGGGTTGCCATCGCTGCCGAGCGTGCCGGATAAGGAAGCTGAGACAGTTTCGATGAGCGTGAGCCTGCCGTGGAATATGATGATCGCAGAGGGACTGCTCGCCTACGGATTCCGCGCCGAAGCCACGCGCCTGACCGCGCATTTGATGAATGCGGTCATTCAGAATTTGAAGCAGAACCGCGCGTTCTATCAACGCTATCATGCTGAAAAAGGGACCGGCATCGGCGAGCGGAATTCGCTGACAGGGTTTGCGCCCGTCGGTTTGTTCATGCAGGCGCTGGGCGTGACGATCCTTTCGTCCACGCGGGTGCGGCTGGAGGGGCGCAATCTTTTCCCCTGGCAGGTGATGATCAAGTACAGGGGACTTACCATCGTGCGCGGCTCGGAGCAGACGACGGTCACCTTTGCGAACGGAGAGAGTGTGATCGTAAAAGACGATGCGCCTTGCATTGTGGAAATGTAAGATAAGCATACAAATGAACAGCGCCCCATTTAGGGGCGCTGTTTTTTTTTACTCTCACATATCACGCAGGCAACAGGGACTTCATCTGCTTGTAAATAAATTCCGCTGCGCCTTTGGGGTTCAACCTGTAAATGAAATCCATGAATTTGGCATCGGAACCGACGAGCACGCTGTAACGGTCTTTCTCGATGGCATCCACGATGATCTCGGCGGCTTTGTCGGCGGGCAGAGGCTTGATGCTGGACTTTTCCGCATCGCCGTTGGAGCGGATCTCGACGCCGGAATTTGCTGTGATATTCGTGCCGATGGCGCCGGGGTAGACGAGCGTCACTTTGACATTGGTGTGCAGCAGTTCGGCATACAGGCCCTCGGTCATCAACTTCACCGCGGATTTGCTCGCTCCGTAGATGGTCTGTCCGGGCACGGGCAGGAAGCCGCCCATGCTGGAAACGTTGGCGATGTGCGCCTCGGGACGTTCAAGCAGGTGCGGCAGGAACGCCTTGACCATGTATAACGTCCCGTACAGGTTGACGTTCAGCACGCGTTCGATGGCGTTGTAGTCAAGATCATACAAACGGACGAAGGGCTGAATGATGCCTGCGTTATTGATGATGCCATCCACAACACCGTGTTTGGCGATGACCTGCGCGGGAAGCGCCTCCACCGCATCTTTATCCGCGACGCTCAAGACATGCGTGGATAGATTCTTCTTCCATTCGCCAGCCAGTTCTATTGTTTCGCGCAGGGTGGATTCATTGATATCCACCGCGGCGACCTTTGCGCCTTTGGAGAGCAGGTTCAAAACCAACTCGCGTCCGATTCCGCTCCCGCCGCCTGTGACAACGATCACTTTATTTTGTACTTTCATTGCTAATGCTCCTTTTCACGTTTCGGGTTCGTTCCGCCTGATGGGGCAGGTGGATGATAAAGCCCGTATTTGTCTTCTTATTCGATGTCATTGTAGTCTTACATTCTTACCTTTGATAGTGAAATTTGTCACAATGAATCAGGTAAAAATCATCCATTTTGGAACTTCCCTGCTCAAGGGCAAAACAGAAGAAAGAAATAAGCCAAAGTTTTTTATGTTTTGTTAACAATTGATGAAATTTGGCACAATCAATAAAATATGGTATAAAAATTTTCGGGCTTAATCTGGTTTTTACATATTCCAGGGGAAAAGAACGAATTTAGGAGGTTCGAAAGGAGAATAATCATGACAAAAACTGTTGTTGCAGCAGCTTTGGGAGAATGCGTCCATGTGGCGGGCGTGATGAACTTTTTACGTCTCGCAGAATCGGCGGGATGGAAAACTGTGTTTCTGGGTCCGGCTGTGCCGATTGATGAGGTGCTGAAAGCCATCAAACGCGAGAAGGCGGATATGGTCGGGATCTCGTATCGCCTCACGCCTGAGACGGGCGAACGCCTGCTGGGTGAATTTGCCGAAGCCGCATCAGACTTGCATGAGGCTGGTATCCGCTTCGCGTTTGCGGGTACTCCGCCTGTGGTGGAGCGTGTCAAATCGATTGGATTTTTCGAGCAGACGTTCGATGGCAGTGAACAGGTCGAAGATGTGTTGAGTTACCTGAAAGGCAACCAAGCCACAGTTAAGTCCGAAGCGGATTATCCGCAGACGACGGTGGAACGCATCGCGTGGAAATCTCCATATCCGATTCTTCGTCATCATTTTGGTCTACCAACAATGGAAGCGACGATTGAAGGCATCGAAAAAATTGCCGAGGCGCACGCATTGGATGTCATCTCGCTTGGCATCGATCAGGATGCGCAGGAAAATTTTTATCATCCTGAGCGGCAAAACCCGCGGCAGAAAGGTGCGGGCGGTGTGCCCGTGCGCAGCGAGGAGGATTACCGCGCGTTGTATCAGGCAAGCCGACGGGGGAATTATCCGCTCTTGCGCACGTATTCGGGCACGGACGATTTTATAAAACTCGCAGAAATGTATAAGCGCACGATCAACATCGCGTGGTGTGCCATTCCGCTGTTTTGGTTCAATCAAATGGATGGGCGCGGTCCGTGGGATTTGGAAGGTTCGATCCGCGAGCATCAACAAGTGATGCAGTGGTATGGCGAAAATAATATTCCTGTTGAGCTCAACGAGCCTCATCACTGGGGCATGCGCGATTCATCGGATGTGACGTTTGTGGTTTCTGCATATCTTTCGGCGTATAACGCGCGCGCCTTTGGCGTGAAAGATTACATCGCGCAGATGATGTTCAACAGCCCGCCCGGTCTTTCGGATGCGATGGATTTGGCGAAGATGCTGGCAGTTATTGAAATGGTCAAACCGCTGGAGAACGAAAATTTCAGGGTCTTGAAACAAACCCGCATAGGTTTGCTCTCGCATCCGCTTGATACCGATGCTGCACGCGGACATCTCGCCGCTGCCACGTATTTGCAAATGGCGCTCAAGCCCGACATCTATCACATTGTCGGTCACACCGAAGCCGATCACGCCGCCACTGCGGATGATGTGATCGAGGCGAGCAAAATCGTCCGCCGCGCGATCAACAACGCGATGGGCGCGCCTGATATGACCAAAGACCCCGCGATCCAAAAACGCGTGAAGGATTTGGTGAAGGATGCGAATCTGCTGCTG from Anaerolineales bacterium includes:
- a CDS encoding cobalamin B12-binding domain-containing protein, with translation MTKTVVAAALGECVHVAGVMNFLRLAESAGWKTVFLGPAVPIDEVLKAIKREKADMVGISYRLTPETGERLLGEFAEAASDLHEAGIRFAFAGTPPVVERVKSIGFFEQTFDGSEQVEDVLSYLKGNQATVKSEADYPQTTVERIAWKSPYPILRHHFGLPTMEATIEGIEKIAEAHALDVISLGIDQDAQENFYHPERQNPRQKGAGGVPVRSEEDYRALYQASRRGNYPLLRTYSGTDDFIKLAEMYKRTINIAWCAIPLFWFNQMDGRGPWDLEGSIREHQQVMQWYGENNIPVELNEPHHWGMRDSSDVTFVVSAYLSAYNARAFGVKDYIAQMMFNSPPGLSDAMDLAKMLAVIEMVKPLENENFRVLKQTRIGLLSHPLDTDAARGHLAAATYLQMALKPDIYHIVGHTEADHAATADDVIEASKIVRRAINNAMGAPDMTKDPAIQKRVKDLVKDANLLLDAIRGLSASSSDPLTDPATLTLAVTSGLLDAPQLRNNKFGRGEVLTRIVNGASVTVNKKGKLITESKRIAKIQERLAVQVAV
- a CDS encoding MaoC/PaaZ C-terminal domain-containing protein, whose product is MAGLYFEEFSVGQTVKTLSRTVGEDAINTFAGLTGDYNQIHTDAEFAKTTPFGQRVAHGLLGLSIATGLIMRTGLLEGTVLAFREIQEWKFVKPIFIGDTIHAVLTVTETKALPRIGGGALIAAVEVRNQNDEVLQKGTLNLLMLSKPK
- a CDS encoding SDR family NAD(P)-dependent oxidoreductase, with protein sequence MKVQNKVIVVTGGGSGIGRELVLNLLSKGAKVAAVDINESTLRETIELAGEWKKNLSTHVLSVADKDAVEALPAQVIAKHGVVDGIINNAGIIQPFVRLYDLDYNAIERVLNVNLYGTLYMVKAFLPHLLERPEAHIANVSSMGGFLPVPGQTIYGASKSAVKLMTEGLYAELLHTNVKVTLVYPGAIGTNITANSGVEIRSNGDAEKSSIKPLPADKAAEIIVDAIEKDRYSVLVGSDAKFMDFIYRLNPKGAAEFIYKQMKSLLPA